The following proteins are encoded in a genomic region of Opisthocomus hoazin isolate bOpiHoa1 chromosome 4, bOpiHoa1.hap1, whole genome shotgun sequence:
- the SPHKAP gene encoding A-kinase anchor protein SPHKAP isoform X3, whose product MFRPGTRCQAPACSNVESPLMHEVPEHQGSSTDSSASSLASSVTACKKILCSNSLLESTDYWLQNQRTPCQIGFLEDKSESNCASVCFVNLDANRDDCSDEQVKQRLISVSPNLPKLISSMNVQPPKENEIVLLSGLASGNLQADYEVPQCPWLADVCLVQCARGDRKNSASCIIFEINKFLIGLELVQERQLQIEAHVLKPEDDTNCSVSSIEEDFLTASEHLEDDNEADEYRAGHEKLNVSEASSDVKKSKGKGFENLHYRKARLPSILEGNCINEDNAATRVSEAVNAVAADGTSQPEDKSDQEILWQKELAGRATSSFSTTDLTSEVENSCSVHVFKDVSLTKMAKEELGPLCDPTAKHNSKTDGEDHAVMRKTDPPLQNEQATTGQYATNLAEAVLQDAFIRLSQSQPTFSEEAAVSVSVGSSCKSEDVSASRSWNELPKIVIVQSPDSSENISDWPGSAFPSLCHWAESESSAEVSDYFEEEHSNGHSQSALEVALACAATVIGTISSPQAAEKFRQDQEATDSKSGAVDNEELHTTSSQLLDDYTGTEYSFPSALCGMTQVASAVAVCGLGETKEETYPATSSGLLSAAQTSAAITLHCSIAIGSSMEKLNDSIAEALLKEASMILTKPNTYKNVGHFMESINGKIIETAARPQIPHTDEVIRDELAQNLSNIILRHSVEEVRKKRQLHPHSENGSSAQDIFMETANELLFNVIYFTCKKMNDIRQVEECSPLFSEGTKAEKATRAEGWSTQATAREASHSPLDHSAVKPSGTSYGTSARRDLGYVTNTRKSHSKDVNSKESATLNSEPTSRATGHNALAAKTSPKKRYLKRTTRDCYKSPNQSNNHQKKKDYRSFSDRENTSANNECKHGVQEQLTSSATMNAENQAKHKCDAVLNNDVQVSLSLLGNHVLLPSQPVLQVKHSRDKYCIIDFAEELAETVVSMATEIAAICLENSNGKQPWFCAWKRGNEYLVTQSLSCRTMKRKKETHANGSVVRKHRAPRLSEIKRKTDEHPELKERLMNRVVDESINLEDTPDSVNIFANEVAAKIMNLTELSMVDSIWQGPNHPRNRLHCERWSRAKASSCESIPEEDSDSKASFNTLGLMNTFGQPVSQTSSVSKQSSCESITDEFSRFMVNQMENEGRGFDLLLDYYAGKNANNILASALQQAAKKNGHLNVKPSCPSKQSSTESITEEFYRYMLREIEKENKDNVSSPQNSKDWCSSLLPPSLRSPFCFRQSSMPDNRSSASRLTVNVPVKANSLDGFAHHHQDSLSVQPVSTVASSGLCKSDSCLYQRHKTDQITDMLIHETWASSIESLMRKNKIIADEAEAAEADQFHSSSPPHMEQYANRLAANIVESGKNLIVVQQDSFDYTSQEHALESKHPQSAAQIQQKPKSDGVNLDEKKEHTKSPVCLPAGQHREVPLIQIETDQRDEPDEDLESLISCGPSRKEHQSKEEPPEAFDGKHTVSSSLLNRNSPQSRADAEIIGETKTAEEFPNHLSSSEESTGSWSQLANDEDNPDDTSSYLQLSERSLSELVEEKVFLKEQPENTEESTSGLSVGTANCQKDLLVINFDLEPECPDAELRATLQWIAASELGIPTIYFKKSQENRIEKFLDVVQLVQRKSWKVGDIFHAVVQYCKLSEEGRETTPSLFDWLLELG is encoded by the exons GTTTGTTTTGTGAATTTAGATGCAAACAGAGATGATTGCAGCGATGAGCAAGTGAAACAG AGGTTGATCAGCGTCTCTCCAAATCTCCCCAAACTCATCAGTTCGATGAATGTACAGCCaccaaaggaaaatgaaatagtCCTGCTGAGTGGATTAGCATCAGGAAACCTTCAGGCTGATTATGAAGTTCCCCAG TGTCCTTGGCTGGCAGATGTCTGCTTGGTTCAGTGTGCGAGGGGGGACAGGAAAAACAGCGCAAGCTGCATCATTTTCGAAATAAACAAGTTTCTGATTGGACTTGAGCTCGTTCAGGAGAGACAGCTGCAGATAGAAGCTCACGTCTTAAAGCCCGAGGATGACACAAACTGCTCCGTGTCCTCAATAGAAGAAGATTTCCTCACGGCATCCGAGCACCTCGAGGACGACAACGAGGCCGATGAGTATAGAGCTG gtcatgaaaaattaaatgtttcagaAGCATCTTCAGATGtcaaaaaaagtaaaggaaaggGATTTGAAAATCTCCACTACAGAAAAGCCAGGTTGCCGTCCATTCTTGAGGGGAACTGCATTAATGAAGATAATGCAGCTACTAGAGTCTCTGAAGCTGTGAATGCTGTGGCTGCAGATGGCACCTCACAACCTGAAGATAAGTCAGACCAGGAAATACTGTGGCAGAAGGAATTAGCTGGAAGAGCTACTTCATCCTTTAGTACTACTGATTTGACTAGTGAGGTTGAAAATTCCTGCTCAGTGCACGTGTTCAAAGATGTATCTTTAACCAAAATGGCTAAAGAGGAGCTGGGCCCTCTGTGTGATccaacagcaaaacacaacagcaagACAGACGGAGAGGATCATGCAGTTATGAGGAAAACTGATCCTCCCTTACAAAATGAGCAGGCAACTACAGGTCAGTACGCCACAAATTTAGCGGAAGCTGTTCTCCAAGATGCGTTCATTAGACTGTCACAGTCTCAACCCACTTTCAGTGAGGAGGCTGCAGTCAGTGTCTCCGTAGGAAGCTCCTGTAAGTCAGAAGATGTATCTGCTTCCCGATCATGGAATGAACTTCCAAAGATCGTCATAGTGCAAAGTCCAGACAGTTCTGAGAATATATCTGACTGGCCAGGGTCTGCCTTCCCCAGCCTGTGCCACTGGGCTGAGTCAGAAAGTTCTGCTGAAGTTTCAGATTACTTTGAGGAAGAACATTCAAACGGACACAGCCAGAGCGCATTGGAAGTGGCTCTGGCTTGTGCAGCCACTGTTATTGGAACCATTTCCAGTCCCCAGGCTGCAGAAAAATTCAGACAGGATCAAGAAGCCACAGACTCCAAAAGTGGAGCAGTTGATAATGAAGAGCTACATACAACATCTTCACAGCTACTTGATGACTATACTGGCACAGAATATTCATTTCCATCTGCGCTATGTGGCATGACTCAAGTGGCAAGCGCTGTAGCTGTCTGTGGTCTGGGGGAAACGAAGGAAGAGACATACCCTGCAACTTCGAGTGGACTTCTGTCTGCTGCTCAGACTTCTGCAGCCATTACTCTTCATTGTAGCATAGCTATaggaagcagcatggagaagctcAATGATAGCATTGCAGAGGCACTTCTCAAAGAGGCATCAATGATTTTGACAAAACCCAACACATACAAAAATGTGGGGCATTTTATGGAATCCATAAATGGAAAAATTATTGAAACAGCAGCAAGGCCACAGATTCCACACACTGATGAAGTAATTAGGGATGAACTTGCGCAAAACTTATCGAATATTATTCTACGACATTCTGTTGAAGAGGTTAGGAAGAAGAGACAGCTACACCCCCATTCAGAAAATGGCTCAAGTGCACAAGACATTTTCATGGAGACTGCCAATGAGTTGCTTTTTAACGTGATATATTTCACATGCAAGAAGATGAATGACATAAGACAAGTTGAAGAGTGTTCTCCTCTCTTTTCTGAGGGtacaaaagcagagaaagcaaCAAGAGCAGAAGGATGGTCAACACAGGCAACAGCACGTGAAGCTTCACACAGCCCCCTTGATCACTCTGCTGTTAAGCCGTCTGGTACATCCTACGGCACTAGTGCTAGAAGAGATCTTGGATATGTCACAAACACTAGGAAAAGTCATTCGAAGGATGTAAATAGCAAGGAAAGTGCAACATTGAATTCAGAACCAACAAGTAGAGCTACAGGGCATAATGCACTTGCTGCAAAAACGTCTCCCAAAAAGAGGTACCTGAAAAGAACCACACGAGACTGTTACAAATCCCCAAATCAGAGTAACAATCATCAGAAGAAGAAAGACTACAGATCGTTTTCAGACAGAGAAAATACCTCTGCAAACAATGAATGCAAGCACGGTGTTCAAGAACAGCTGACTTCCAGTGCCACCATGAATGCAGAAAACCAGGCCAAGCATAAATGTGATGCTGTGCTAAATAATGATGTTCAGGTTAGCTTGTCTTTATTAGGAAATCATGTCTTGCTTCCTTCTCAGCCTGTGCTACAGGTGAAACATTCAAGGGACAAATATTGTATAATAGATTTTGCAGAAGAATTGGCAGAAACAGTTGTCTCTATGGCAACAGAAATAGCTGCCATTTGtcttgaaaattcaaatggaaAGCAACCCTGGTTCTGTGCATGGAAGAGAGGCAATGAGTACCTGGTGACCCAGAGTTTATCATGCAGAaccatgaaaaggaaaaaggagaccCATGCTAACGGTTCAGTTGTTCGGAAGCACAGGGCACCTAGACTTAGTGagatcaaaagaaaaacagatgagcATCCTGAGCTAAAGGAAAGATTGATGAATCGGGTAGTAGATGAATCTATAAACCTTGAGGACACACCAGATTCAGTTAATATCTTTGCAAATGAAGTGGCTGCCAAGATCATGAATCTCACTGAACTCTCCATGGTTGACAGCATCTGGCAAGGTCCAAATCACCCCAGGAACAGGCTGCACTGTGAAAGATGGAGTCGAGCCAAGGCCTCAAGCTGTGAGAGCATACCAGAGGAGGACTCAGATTCCAAAGCCTCTTTCAATACCCTAGGCCTAATGAACACCTTTGGTCAGCCTGTGAGCCAGACAAGTTCTGTCTCAAAGCAGTCTAGTTGTGAAAGCATTACAGATGAATTTTCAAGATTTATGGTGAACCAGATGGAAAATGAAGGGAGAGGTTTTGATTTGTTACTGGATTACTatgcaggaaaaaatgcaaacaacatCTTAGCTTCTGCTTTGCAACAGGCAGCCAAGAAAAATGGTCATCTTAATGTAAAACCAAGCTGTCCATCCAAACAATCCAGCACAGAAAGCATAACAGAAGAATTTTATAGGTATATGCTcagagaaatagaaaaggaaaataaagataacGTATCTTCCCCTCAGAATTCAAAGGACTGGTGCAGCAGTTTGCTACCACCCTCTCTGCGATCACCTTTTTGCTTTAGGCAATCGTCAATGCCCGACAACAGATCGTCAGCCTCTAGGCTAACAGTTAATGTCCCAGTTAAGGCAAATTCATTAGATGGATTTGCCCACCATCACCAAGATTCTTTAAGTGTACAGCCAGTCAGTACGGTGGCTTCTTCAGGTCTTTGCAAGTCTGACTCATGCCTGTACCAAAGACACAAGACTGACCAGATAACAGATATGTTGATTCACGAGACATGGGCAAGTTCTATTGAATCTCTAATGCGCAAGAACAAAATCATAGCAGATGAGGCAGAGGCTGCAGAGGCAGACCAGTTTCACAGCAGTTCCCCACCACACATGGAACAATATGCAAACAGACTGGCTGCAAATATTGTTGAAAGTGGAAAAAATTTAATTGTTGTCCAGCAGGATTCCTTTGATTACACAAGCCAAGAACATGCGCTGGAAAGCAAACATCCCCAAAGTGCAGCTCAGATtcaacaaaaacccaaaagcgATGGAGTAAATTTGGATGAGAAAAAAGAGCATACGAAGAGCCCTGTCTGCCTCCCTGCAGGTCAGCACAGGGAAGTGCCTTTAATTCAGATAGAAACTGATCAGCGAGATGAGCCAGATGAAGACTTGGAGTCCTTAATTTCGTGTGGCCCTTCCCGAAAGGAGCATCAAAGCAAAGAAGAGCCTCCAGAAGCTTTTGATGGGAAACACACCGTTTCTAGTTCCCTACTAAATAG GAACAGTCCTCAGAGCAGAGCGGATGCTGAAATCATAGGAGAGACAAAAACAGCTGAAGAATTTCCAAACCATCTCAGCAGCAGTGAAGAAAGCACTGGCAGCTGGTCCCAGCTAGCTAACGATGAGGACAATCCTGACGACACAAGTAGCTACTTACAACTCAGCGAGCGATCCCTGAG TGAATTAGTAGAAGAAAAGGTTTTCCTTAAAGAACAGCCAGAAAATACAGAGG AAAGTACTTCTGGGCTTTCAGTGGGAACAGCCAATTGCCAAAAGGACCTACTAGTGATAAACTTTGATCTGGAACCGGAGTGCCCTGATGCGGAGCTGCGAGCCACCCTGCAGTGGATAGCCGCTTCTGAACTTGGAATTCCAACCATCTATTTTAAGAAatctcaggaaaacagaattgaaaag tTTTTAGACGTTGTGCAATTAGTTCAGCGGAAGTCCTGGAAAGTGGGGGACATCTTTCATGCCGTGGTGCAGTACTGCAAGCTCAGCGAGGAAGGCAGAGAGACGACGCCAAGCCTGTTTGACTGGCTGCTCGAACTGGGTTAA